A single window of Pseudarthrobacter defluvii DNA harbors:
- a CDS encoding aldehyde dehydrogenase family protein, whose product MTYATATQDVAQNAETRTASSLFINGRWEPAASGAVREIRNPADGELVATVSEAKKEDAERAIAAARAAFDSGVWSSVPAPERGAFLLKVAAGLRERREEFARAESLDTGKRIAESRIDMDDIAACFEYFGRLAGQQAGRVVDAGNPDVVSRIVYEPVGVCGLITPWNYPLLQAAWKIAPALAAGCTFVLKPSELTPSTSILAMQLLQDLGLPDGVANLVTGAGAQAGAPLSEHPDVDLVSFTGGLETGKRIAAAAAATVKKVALELGGKNPNVVFADADFDAAVDNALNGAFVHSGQVCSAGARLLVEESIAERFVDELVRRAESIRIGGPFDDTAETGPLISAAHRDKVHAYVQRGIQEGARLRTGGSAPQGEMYDAGFYYQPTILDQVQRGMSVVTDEAFGPVVTVETFRTEDEAVATANDTIYGLAGAVWTQDAGKAQRVASRLRHGTIWINDYHPYLPQAEWGGFGQSGVGRELGPTGLAEYQEAKHIYQNTSPQVTGWFADHGKEN is encoded by the coding sequence ATGACTTACGCCACAGCAACACAGGACGTCGCCCAGAACGCGGAAACCAGGACAGCATCCTCCCTGTTCATCAACGGCAGGTGGGAGCCCGCGGCCTCCGGGGCGGTGCGGGAGATCCGGAACCCGGCGGACGGCGAGCTGGTGGCCACGGTGTCCGAAGCCAAAAAGGAAGACGCCGAACGGGCCATCGCTGCCGCCCGCGCCGCCTTTGATTCCGGCGTCTGGTCGAGCGTCCCGGCACCGGAGCGCGGCGCGTTTCTCCTCAAGGTGGCCGCCGGCCTCCGCGAACGCCGGGAAGAGTTTGCCCGAGCCGAGTCGCTTGATACGGGCAAGCGGATCGCGGAAAGCCGCATCGACATGGACGACATTGCCGCCTGCTTCGAGTACTTCGGCAGGCTCGCCGGGCAGCAGGCAGGCCGCGTCGTGGACGCCGGAAATCCCGACGTCGTCAGCAGGATCGTCTACGAACCCGTCGGCGTCTGCGGCCTCATCACACCGTGGAACTACCCCCTGCTCCAAGCGGCTTGGAAAATCGCCCCCGCCCTGGCCGCCGGCTGCACCTTCGTCCTCAAGCCCTCCGAACTGACGCCCTCCACCAGCATCCTGGCCATGCAGCTGCTGCAGGACCTCGGCCTGCCCGACGGCGTGGCAAACCTCGTCACCGGTGCCGGCGCACAGGCGGGCGCCCCGCTCTCGGAACATCCCGACGTCGACCTCGTCTCCTTCACCGGCGGCCTGGAAACCGGCAAGCGCATCGCCGCGGCCGCCGCCGCCACCGTCAAGAAGGTGGCGCTGGAACTCGGCGGCAAGAACCCCAACGTGGTGTTCGCGGACGCGGACTTCGACGCCGCCGTCGACAACGCCCTGAACGGCGCATTCGTCCACTCCGGGCAGGTCTGCTCCGCCGGCGCCCGGCTGCTGGTGGAGGAATCCATCGCCGAACGCTTCGTGGACGAGCTGGTCCGCAGGGCCGAAAGCATTCGGATCGGGGGGCCTTTTGATGACACCGCAGAAACCGGGCCCCTGATCTCCGCCGCGCACCGTGACAAGGTCCACGCCTACGTCCAGCGCGGCATCCAGGAGGGCGCGCGGCTGCGCACCGGCGGTTCGGCGCCGCAGGGAGAAATGTACGACGCCGGGTTCTACTACCAGCCGACCATCCTGGACCAGGTGCAACGCGGTATGTCCGTGGTCACCGACGAGGCGTTCGGCCCGGTGGTGACGGTGGAAACCTTCCGCACCGAGGACGAGGCCGTGGCCACCGCCAATGACACCATCTACGGGCTGGCCGGCGCCGTCTGGACCCAGGACGCGGGCAAGGCGCAGCGCGTGGCGTCCCGGCTGCGCCACGGCACCATCTGGATCAACGACTACCACCCTTACCTCCCCCAGGCCGAGTGGGGCGGCTTCGGCCAGTCCGGCGTCGGCCGCGAGCTGGGCCCCACCGGCCTGGCCGAATACCAGGAAGCCAAGCACATCTACCAGAACACCAGCCCCCAGGTCACCGGCTGGTTTGCTGACCACGGCAAGGAGAACTAG
- a CDS encoding TetR/AcrR family transcriptional regulator, producing MGTSAVNSGEQVDRQTRILEAAMDLLSRHGISGVSMRAVAREAGVALGLVNYYYDDKTTLIRAALRRVDEHDLLLVAPDPSVAPDEQLRRALRRVAGADLLTTRYLSLRLHLWALAQADEDYAQINAAAFDRYIDGLAALVSSARPGLSWKACRERASDIVVIQNGMWLTALLGVDKASIERSIQRTEDIAFAPGPGQ from the coding sequence ATGGGGACCAGTGCCGTGAATTCCGGCGAACAAGTGGACAGGCAGACCCGGATTCTCGAAGCGGCGATGGACCTGCTGTCCCGCCACGGGATTTCGGGCGTGAGCATGCGCGCCGTGGCGCGGGAAGCCGGCGTGGCGCTGGGCCTGGTCAACTACTACTACGACGACAAGACCACCCTGATCCGCGCTGCCCTGCGCCGCGTCGATGAGCATGACCTTTTACTCGTCGCCCCGGACCCGTCCGTGGCGCCCGATGAACAGCTGCGCCGCGCGCTCCGGCGCGTTGCCGGCGCTGACCTTTTGACCACGCGCTACCTGTCCCTGCGCCTCCACCTGTGGGCCCTGGCCCAGGCGGACGAGGACTACGCACAGATCAACGCCGCCGCCTTCGACCGGTACATCGACGGGCTCGCGGCGCTGGTGTCCAGCGCCAGGCCCGGACTGTCCTGGAAGGCGTGCAGGGAGCGGGCGTCCGACATCGTGGTCATCCAGAACGGCATGTGGCTGACGGCGCTGCTCGGAGTGGACAAGGCCTCCATCGAGCGGAGCATCCAGCGCACGGAGGACATCGCCTTCGCACCCGGGCCGGGACAGTAA
- a CDS encoding benzoate/H(+) symporter BenE family transporter yields the protein MSHPRPDPAATSVGSAPPAPAPKPLLERPGVRPAGPRRVLRDLGLSYVSNGAIGLIFAASGPIAVTLAVGTAGGLTEGQLSSWVFGILFSGGAATLLMSLIYRQPLGFAWSIPGTVLLGPSLQHLAFPEVVGAFFTSGVLILALGATGVVRKAMALVPMPLVMAMVAAVFLKFGTDIVASTQDNPAVAAPMVAAFLVLTAVPSLGRFLPPVLGTLVAGCIAVAASGQFRLPPGGPLLATPVFTAPAFTWAAQLELVVPLALTVLFVQNGQGIAVLRAAGHRPPVNAFAIASGAFSVLNAGFGAVSACVTGPTNALLTSSGKRERQYTAAVAYGLLALVFAAFAPTLTRLMLAAPKEFVLALGGIAMLRALQQAFVTAFATSFTLGSLVTFVVTISGMNLFNIHAAFWGLVIGYGVSRLLERADHAQP from the coding sequence ATGAGCCATCCCCGCCCCGACCCGGCCGCCACATCCGTCGGGTCAGCCCCGCCGGCCCCGGCGCCTAAACCCCTGCTGGAACGCCCGGGGGTCCGGCCCGCAGGCCCGCGCCGGGTTCTTCGCGACCTGGGCTTGTCCTATGTCTCCAACGGGGCCATCGGGCTCATTTTCGCGGCGTCCGGGCCTATCGCCGTCACCCTGGCGGTCGGAACGGCCGGCGGCCTGACCGAGGGCCAGCTGTCGTCCTGGGTTTTTGGCATTTTGTTTTCCGGCGGGGCGGCCACGCTGCTGATGTCGCTGATCTACCGGCAGCCCCTGGGCTTCGCATGGTCCATCCCCGGCACGGTGCTCCTGGGACCGTCCCTTCAGCACCTGGCCTTCCCCGAAGTCGTCGGGGCCTTCTTCACCTCCGGCGTGCTGATCCTCGCCCTGGGCGCCACCGGGGTGGTGCGCAAAGCCATGGCGCTGGTGCCCATGCCGCTCGTGATGGCCATGGTGGCCGCGGTATTCCTGAAGTTCGGCACAGACATCGTTGCCTCCACCCAGGACAACCCGGCGGTGGCTGCTCCGATGGTGGCCGCGTTCTTGGTCCTCACCGCAGTTCCCAGCCTTGGCAGGTTTCTGCCGCCGGTCCTGGGCACGCTGGTGGCAGGCTGCATTGCCGTGGCCGCCAGCGGGCAGTTCAGGCTGCCGCCCGGCGGACCGCTCCTGGCCACCCCGGTTTTCACCGCCCCTGCATTCACGTGGGCTGCCCAGCTGGAGCTGGTGGTTCCGCTGGCCCTCACCGTGCTGTTCGTCCAGAACGGCCAGGGCATCGCCGTCCTCCGCGCCGCCGGCCACCGTCCGCCCGTGAATGCCTTCGCCATTGCCTCCGGCGCGTTTTCGGTGCTGAACGCCGGTTTCGGGGCCGTTTCGGCATGCGTTACGGGCCCCACCAACGCCCTGTTGACCTCGTCCGGGAAGAGGGAGCGCCAGTACACGGCGGCCGTGGCGTACGGGCTGCTGGCCCTGGTGTTCGCAGCGTTTGCCCCCACGCTGACCCGGCTGATGCTGGCCGCGCCCAAGGAGTTCGTCCTGGCACTGGGCGGCATCGCGATGCTGCGGGCCCTTCAGCAGGCCTTCGTCACGGCCTTCGCCACCAGCTTCACCCTGGGTTCGCTGGTGACGTTCGTGGTGACCATCTCCGGCATGAACCTCTTCAACATCCACGCAGCGTTCTGGGGCCTGGTGATTGGCTACGGAGTGTCCCGCCTGCTGGAGCGGGCGGACCACGCCCAGCCGTGA
- the catA gene encoding catechol 1,2-dioxygenase has product MTQTPTDSRTENEGTAVEAGSKATERFAASGKLSRVDVSKERLSLLAGALIKAANDIVVEHQVTYEEYNALKAWLIKVGTDGEWPLFLDVWLEHTVEDVNSQDRPGTVGTIEGPYYVPGSPELQTPATVEMRDDEEGTPLRFTGQFTDTNGSPIQGAQVEIWHADAAGFYSQYAPGLPEWLFRATVKASDDGRFEINTMRPAPYQIPTDGACGQLISAAGWHAWRPAHIHIKVSAPGYEPVTQQLYFPGDPHNADDIASAVKPELMLDPRPRTDGKGEEVVYDYVLAKQGQKK; this is encoded by the coding sequence ATGACCCAAACCCCAACGGACAGCCGCACGGAAAACGAAGGCACCGCCGTCGAAGCAGGCTCCAAGGCAACCGAACGGTTCGCCGCGTCAGGAAAGCTCTCCCGCGTGGATGTATCCAAGGAACGGCTGAGCCTGCTGGCCGGCGCACTGATCAAGGCCGCCAACGACATCGTCGTCGAGCACCAGGTCACCTACGAGGAATACAACGCCCTCAAAGCATGGCTGATCAAGGTGGGCACGGACGGTGAATGGCCGCTGTTCCTCGACGTCTGGCTTGAACACACCGTGGAGGACGTGAACTCCCAGGACCGTCCCGGCACCGTGGGCACCATCGAGGGTCCCTACTACGTTCCCGGCTCTCCGGAACTCCAGACGCCCGCCACCGTGGAAATGCGCGACGACGAAGAGGGCACCCCGCTGCGCTTCACCGGCCAGTTCACCGACACCAACGGCAGCCCCATCCAGGGCGCCCAGGTGGAGATCTGGCACGCCGATGCCGCCGGCTTCTACTCCCAATACGCCCCGGGCCTGCCCGAGTGGCTCTTCCGTGCCACCGTCAAGGCCTCCGACGACGGCCGGTTCGAAATCAACACGATGCGTCCGGCGCCCTACCAGATCCCCACGGACGGGGCCTGCGGGCAGCTGATCAGCGCCGCGGGCTGGCACGCCTGGCGTCCGGCGCACATCCACATCAAGGTGTCCGCACCGGGCTACGAACCGGTCACGCAGCAGCTGTACTTCCCCGGCGACCCCCACAACGCGGACGACATCGCCTCGGCCGTGAAGCCTGAACTGATGCTGGACCCCCGCCCCCGTACCGACGGGAAGGGCGAGGAAGTAGTTTATGACTACGTCCTGGCAAAGCAGGGCCAGAAGAAGTAG
- a CDS encoding SRPBCC family protein: protein MTMSTFFVEWDRKGSCSPRCLRGGGNWKVQAENGADGYHVTAVHWNYAATTARRSAGDSANKTKAMDAGKWGKVKGGFYSYDHGHLLLWQEWTNPEDRPLWDRRDELVAKYGEEMANFMINISRNLCLYPNVYIMDQFSSQIRHFRPISADQTEVTIYCIAPKGESQENRSKRIRQYEDFFNATGMATPDDLEEFRSCNKTYWATSAPWNDMTRGSTHEIAGPDEQAQALGMTRVIASGVRTEDEGLYPIQHGYWKEVMDRALAEEEECSALESVPVIA, encoded by the coding sequence ATGACGATGTCCACCTTCTTCGTTGAATGGGACAGGAAGGGCTCCTGCTCCCCACGCTGCCTGCGGGGCGGCGGCAACTGGAAGGTCCAGGCCGAGAACGGGGCGGACGGCTACCACGTCACCGCCGTGCACTGGAACTACGCAGCCACCACGGCCCGCCGCAGCGCCGGAGACTCCGCCAACAAGACCAAGGCCATGGACGCCGGCAAATGGGGCAAGGTCAAGGGCGGGTTCTACTCCTACGACCACGGCCACCTGCTGCTGTGGCAGGAATGGACCAACCCCGAGGACCGCCCGCTCTGGGACCGCCGCGACGAGCTTGTAGCCAAGTACGGCGAGGAGATGGCCAACTTCATGATCAACATCTCCCGCAACCTCTGCCTGTACCCGAACGTCTACATCATGGACCAGTTCTCCTCGCAGATCCGCCACTTCCGGCCGATCTCCGCGGACCAGACCGAGGTGACCATCTACTGCATCGCCCCCAAGGGCGAGTCCCAGGAGAACCGCTCCAAGCGCATCCGCCAGTACGAGGACTTCTTCAACGCCACGGGCATGGCCACGCCGGACGACCTGGAGGAATTCCGCTCCTGCAACAAGACCTACTGGGCCACCAGCGCACCGTGGAACGACATGACCCGCGGCTCCACACACGAGATCGCCGGCCCGGATGAGCAGGCGCAGGCCCTGGGCATGACCAGGGTGATCGCCTCCGGCGTGCGCACCGAAGACGAGGGGCTCTACCCCATCCAGCACGGCTACTGGAAGGAAGTCATGGACCGGGCCCTGGCGGAGGAAGAGGAGTGTTCCGCCCTGGAATCCGTTCCCGTCATCGCCTGA
- the benB gene encoding benzoate 1,2-dioxygenase small subunit, whose protein sequence is MTNLTHTAPVLKTAEEIATLETVRAFLYREARLLDDRQFDEWLECYHPDSEFWMPAWDVDDQLTQDPQNEISLIYYDNRGGIEDRVFRIKTDRSSATSLPEPRTGHNITDVEVLANDVGKVEVRFNWFTLYFRYNTTDTYFGTSYYTLDLSGPQPVILKKRVVLKNDYIHHVVDVYMI, encoded by the coding sequence ATGACCAACCTGACCCACACCGCCCCGGTCCTGAAGACCGCGGAGGAGATCGCAACCCTCGAAACCGTCCGGGCGTTCCTCTACCGGGAAGCCCGCCTGCTGGATGACCGCCAGTTCGATGAATGGCTGGAGTGCTACCACCCGGACTCCGAATTCTGGATGCCGGCCTGGGACGTGGACGACCAGCTGACGCAGGATCCCCAGAATGAGATCTCCCTGATCTACTACGACAACCGCGGCGGCATCGAGGACCGGGTGTTCCGGATCAAGACCGACAGGTCTTCGGCCACCTCCCTCCCGGAGCCGCGCACGGGCCACAACATCACGGACGTCGAGGTGTTGGCGAACGACGTCGGCAAGGTGGAGGTGCGCTTCAACTGGTTCACCCTCTACTTCCGCTACAACACGACGGACACCTACTTCGGCACCAGCTACTACACGCTGGACCTTTCCGGTCCGCAGCCGGTGATCCTGAAGAAGAGAGTGGTCCTGAAGAACGACTACATCCACCACGTGGTGGACGTCTACATGATCTGA
- the benC gene encoding benzoate 1,2-dioxygenase electron transfer component BenC, translating to MGHKVALSFEDGVTKVIKVGDYETVMDAAYKARINIPSDCRDGACGTCKAFCDSGSFDPGDFIDDAMTEEELEKGYLLTCQAVPESDLAIQIPATSESAKTAAASFTSTIKELNRHTDTTVSFTLEVENRDALAFLPGQYVNVKVPGTDAERSYSFSSGPEVDDASFMVRVTPQGAMSEYLRDRAAVGDAIEFTGPYGSFFLREPKRPLLLLAGGTGLAPLLSILEKLSENPPSTPVHLIYGLTREADIVGLDWLRAYEAKLPGFTWDYIASEPGTSAPHTGYVTQIIEPKHLNDGDVDIYLCGPPPMVNAVSKWLDAEGIKPANFYFERFAPKETTGGDAETGAPAPAGKIQAEGDTMSRGEAVSSLETGRLDFRKEDSFAQLDARMGLELAVSELLLGRLSEQQLRQFRRLAEATTGSVRGGNITDPEEFARTNEEFHEYLFMVCDNPMLLESYRRLDVHAQMAAAFEAGTPIFERVTQDHLDVVDAFERGDKARLREVIMAHAQDAKGTMVGAIDAKVAH from the coding sequence ATGGGCCACAAAGTAGCCCTCAGCTTCGAAGATGGCGTTACCAAAGTCATCAAGGTCGGCGACTATGAGACCGTCATGGATGCCGCCTATAAGGCGCGCATCAACATTCCCTCGGACTGCCGGGACGGCGCCTGCGGCACCTGCAAGGCCTTCTGTGATTCCGGTTCCTTCGACCCGGGCGATTTCATCGACGATGCCATGACGGAGGAGGAACTCGAAAAGGGCTACCTGCTCACCTGCCAGGCAGTGCCGGAGTCCGACCTGGCCATCCAGATCCCGGCCACGTCCGAATCGGCGAAGACGGCAGCCGCGTCCTTCACCTCCACCATCAAGGAGCTCAACCGGCACACCGACACCACGGTGTCCTTCACCCTCGAGGTGGAGAACCGTGACGCGCTGGCCTTCCTCCCCGGGCAGTACGTCAACGTCAAGGTCCCCGGCACCGATGCCGAGCGCTCCTACTCCTTCAGCAGCGGCCCCGAGGTGGACGATGCGTCCTTCATGGTCCGCGTGACCCCGCAGGGCGCCATGTCCGAGTACCTGCGCGACCGCGCCGCAGTAGGCGACGCCATCGAATTCACCGGCCCCTACGGATCCTTCTTCCTGCGCGAACCGAAGCGGCCCCTGCTGCTCCTGGCCGGCGGCACCGGGCTGGCCCCACTGCTGTCCATCCTGGAAAAGCTCTCCGAAAACCCGCCGTCCACCCCGGTCCACCTCATTTACGGGCTCACCCGAGAGGCCGACATCGTGGGCCTTGACTGGCTCCGCGCCTACGAGGCGAAACTGCCCGGCTTCACCTGGGACTACATCGCCTCGGAGCCCGGCACCTCCGCCCCGCACACCGGCTACGTCACCCAGATCATCGAACCGAAGCACCTCAACGACGGCGACGTGGACATCTACCTCTGCGGGCCGCCCCCCATGGTCAACGCCGTCTCCAAGTGGCTGGATGCCGAAGGCATCAAGCCCGCCAACTTCTACTTCGAACGTTTCGCGCCGAAGGAGACCACCGGGGGCGACGCCGAAACCGGCGCCCCGGCACCGGCCGGGAAGATCCAGGCCGAAGGCGACACCATGAGCCGCGGCGAGGCCGTGTCCTCGCTGGAAACAGGGCGCCTCGACTTCCGGAAAGAGGACAGCTTCGCCCAGCTGGACGCCCGCATGGGCCTGGAGCTTGCGGTCAGCGAACTGCTGCTGGGAAGGCTCAGCGAACAGCAACTTCGCCAGTTCCGCCGGCTCGCGGAAGCCACCACCGGCTCGGTGCGGGGCGGGAACATCACGGACCCCGAGGAGTTCGCGCGCACCAACGAGGAATTCCACGAGTACCTCTTCATGGTCTGCGACAACCCGATGCTCCTCGAGTCCTACCGGCGCCTGGACGTCCACGCCCAGATGGCCGCGGCCTTCGAAGCCGGCACGCCGATCTTCGAGCGCGTCACGCAGGACCACCTTGACGTCGTCGACGCCTTTGAACGCGGGGACAAAGCCAGGCTGCGCGAAGTCATCATGGCCCACGCCCAGGATGCCAAGGGGACCATGGTCGGGGCCATCGACGCCAAGGTTGCCCACTGA
- a CDS encoding 1,6-dihydroxycyclohexa-2,4-diene-1-carboxylate dehydrogenase, protein MAAPYAGQYVTPGRFGGKVAVVTGAAQGIGQKVAERIGAEGGAVVLVDRADLVHDVARGIGEAAKVSGSGGSATAVTADLETFAGATQAIKAALAAHGRVDVLVNNVGGTIWARPYQEYDEEKIEKEIRRSLFPTLWTCRAVLPAMMEQGSGTIVNVSSVATRGMHRVPYAAAKGGVNALTQSLAMEVAGHGIRVVATAPGGTEAPPRKVKRGPDAESATEKDWYQTIVDQTVDSSFMKRYGTLDEQAAPIVFLASDEASYLTGSILPVAGGDLG, encoded by the coding sequence ATGGCTGCGCCGTACGCCGGGCAATACGTGACCCCGGGCAGGTTCGGCGGCAAGGTCGCCGTCGTCACCGGTGCCGCCCAGGGAATCGGCCAGAAGGTGGCCGAGCGCATCGGCGCCGAAGGCGGTGCCGTGGTCCTGGTGGACCGCGCGGACCTGGTCCACGACGTTGCCCGCGGCATCGGGGAAGCCGCCAAGGTGTCGGGTTCGGGCGGGTCGGCCACGGCGGTCACCGCGGACCTGGAGACCTTCGCCGGCGCCACCCAGGCCATCAAGGCCGCGCTCGCGGCCCACGGACGGGTGGACGTCCTGGTCAACAACGTGGGCGGCACCATTTGGGCCCGCCCCTACCAGGAGTACGACGAGGAGAAGATCGAGAAGGAGATCCGCCGCTCGCTCTTTCCCACGCTGTGGACCTGCCGGGCAGTCCTGCCGGCCATGATGGAGCAGGGCTCCGGCACAATCGTGAACGTCTCCTCGGTGGCCACCCGCGGAATGCACCGGGTGCCCTACGCCGCGGCGAAAGGTGGCGTGAACGCCCTGACCCAGTCGCTGGCCATGGAGGTGGCCGGGCACGGCATCCGCGTGGTGGCCACCGCCCCGGGCGGCACGGAAGCCCCGCCGCGGAAGGTCAAGCGCGGGCCGGACGCCGAATCCGCCACCGAGAAGGACTGGTACCAGACCATCGTTGACCAGACGGTGGACTCCTCATTCATGAAGCGCTACGGCACCCTGGACGAGCAGGCGGCGCCCATCGTGTTCCTTGCCTCGGACGAGGCGTCCTACCTGACCGGCAGCATCCTCCCGGTGGCCGGCGGCGACCTGGGGTAG
- a CDS encoding AAA family ATPase, giving the protein MTAGSTQGEMAEDFPLAGRAAAFEQLLEILRSVRKGKVGTVVLSGPSGSGKTALLELFLDHCRTAARGVRVLSAMGDDWEAQFALAGYSQLMRTLPLRTAKDYDGGPALAPGPVASLTPDQVVNYASTLSTHLEGLQTHGSVVVAVDDVHKLDEESLRILTFVMRRLHDKRVLFLLTLNPVDAPRVPAGVLDFLTGHQVARIPLEPLSPQQVQDLARSLFGLDLSATAAHGLVTHTGGIAQSIVELLRELPPETWQSWFPSLPPTSRVRARVRSVLAAASPALAAAAEAAAVLGPGAGLAEVARVGGLESVMPALDEGHRAGLLGLSVDQSRSAVAFLEPGTAEAVYEQIVPSRRISLHRKAAEVVQSEGEQLGHRFAATPAADEALATELEEFARRQAMVGAWQDASTALFSASRLSPDIRARNLRLLKAVDALVGSGNVAQAQAWAGAVDALPPSPLRSSVLGYLSTVSGQNDSAQSQLEMAWRTSNPQREPAAAAQVAQRFVLHGVASWDGPMITGWAERAMALTEAGTPAHIESEAIYGLGLYAQGRIADAEASYQRASAQAAENAQKQRVQMGAGWLALRLDNAESALVNFESAAPTDPRGIAADLPVGRGLAGPHPPCAGQLGRGRRHHLPGKRPAGDLADAADPAAAVLDGRRAVVHAGRLGPGPLLRVTGRGAAGNLPGHAGPGQPGACPLPRGTGGLRKCTGCPAAAGGTGPLDRSTGVLLAVAGHLRQRAGHDRQARCRRDVPHRVRRSASRAGSAFGPGPRGVGAGAAAGRAGGPGHGQGVLRGGAGAPSRAQPPLSAGTDQFCVRAKHAPGRKAPSGVIGAAGGPGPV; this is encoded by the coding sequence ATGACAGCGGGCTCCACCCAGGGCGAGATGGCGGAGGACTTCCCGCTGGCGGGCCGGGCCGCGGCGTTCGAGCAGCTGCTGGAAATCCTCCGAAGTGTCCGCAAAGGCAAGGTGGGAACTGTTGTCCTGTCCGGCCCCTCGGGCTCCGGCAAAACCGCGCTTCTGGAACTCTTCCTGGACCACTGCCGCACGGCCGCCCGCGGCGTCCGCGTGCTGTCCGCGATGGGGGACGACTGGGAGGCGCAGTTCGCCCTGGCAGGCTACTCCCAGCTCATGCGGACCCTGCCGCTCCGGACGGCGAAGGATTACGACGGCGGCCCGGCCCTGGCGCCGGGGCCCGTCGCCTCCCTGACCCCTGACCAGGTGGTCAACTACGCCTCCACGCTCAGCACCCATCTTGAAGGCCTGCAGACGCACGGCAGTGTGGTGGTCGCCGTCGACGACGTCCACAAGCTCGACGAGGAGAGCCTGCGCATCCTCACTTTCGTCATGCGCAGGCTGCACGACAAGCGGGTCCTGTTCCTGCTGACCCTCAACCCTGTTGACGCGCCCCGCGTCCCCGCCGGCGTGCTCGACTTCCTCACCGGCCATCAGGTGGCCCGTATTCCGCTGGAGCCCCTCTCGCCGCAGCAGGTCCAGGACCTGGCCCGGAGCCTGTTCGGCCTGGACCTCAGCGCGACGGCGGCCCATGGCCTGGTGACGCACACCGGCGGGATTGCCCAGTCCATCGTGGAGCTGCTCCGTGAGCTGCCCCCGGAAACGTGGCAGTCGTGGTTCCCTTCCCTGCCGCCCACCTCCCGGGTGCGCGCCAGGGTCCGCAGCGTCCTGGCCGCAGCGTCCCCCGCCCTGGCCGCCGCCGCGGAAGCCGCAGCGGTGCTCGGCCCCGGCGCGGGCCTGGCCGAGGTGGCCAGGGTGGGCGGCCTGGAATCCGTCATGCCGGCGCTCGACGAGGGGCACCGTGCGGGGCTGCTGGGGCTGTCCGTGGACCAGTCCCGCTCCGCCGTCGCCTTCCTCGAACCCGGCACCGCGGAAGCCGTCTACGAACAAATCGTCCCCAGCCGGCGCATTTCCCTGCACCGGAAGGCGGCCGAGGTTGTCCAGTCCGAGGGCGAACAGCTGGGCCACCGCTTTGCGGCCACCCCGGCCGCAGACGAAGCCCTGGCCACGGAACTGGAAGAGTTCGCGCGGCGGCAGGCGATGGTCGGCGCATGGCAGGATGCCTCCACCGCGCTGTTCTCCGCCTCGCGGCTGTCTCCTGATATCCGCGCCCGGAACCTTCGGCTCCTGAAAGCCGTCGACGCCCTGGTGGGCTCCGGCAACGTGGCCCAGGCGCAGGCATGGGCCGGGGCAGTGGATGCCCTGCCGCCGTCGCCCCTGCGCTCCTCGGTGCTGGGGTACCTGTCCACGGTGTCCGGCCAGAATGACAGCGCCCAAAGCCAACTGGAGATGGCCTGGCGCACCAGCAATCCGCAGCGTGAACCCGCCGCGGCAGCACAGGTGGCCCAGCGGTTCGTCCTCCACGGGGTGGCCTCCTGGGACGGTCCGATGATTACCGGCTGGGCCGAACGCGCCATGGCTCTCACGGAGGCCGGAACTCCGGCGCACATCGAGTCGGAGGCCATCTACGGACTGGGCCTCTATGCCCAGGGCCGGATAGCGGACGCCGAGGCCTCCTACCAGCGGGCCTCTGCCCAGGCGGCCGAGAATGCCCAGAAGCAGCGGGTGCAGATGGGTGCCGGCTGGCTGGCCCTGCGCCTGGACAACGCCGAGTCCGCGCTGGTGAATTTTGAGTCGGCCGCCCCTACCGATCCCCGGGGGATCGCTGCGGATCTCCCTGTGGGCCGAGGCCTGGCTGGCCCGCACCCACCTTGTGCTGGGCAACTGGGACGCGGCCGCCGCCACCATCTCCCGGGCAAGCGTCCGGCTGGAGACCTCGCGGATGCCGCTGATCCGGCCGCTGCTGTACTGGACGGCCGCCGAGCTGTGGTCCATGCGGGGCGACTGGGACCGGGCCCGCTACTACGTGTCACAGGCCGCGGTGCAGCCGGGAACCTACCGGGCCATGCAGGTCCCGGCCAGCCTGGCGCGTGCCCGCTTCCACGAGGCACGGGCGGATTACGAAAGTGCACTGGCTGCCCTGCAGCCGCTGGCGGAACTGGACCCCTGGACCGATCAACGGGTGTCCTTCTGGCCGTGGCAGGACACCTACGTCAACGCGCTGGTCATGACCGACAAGCTCGATGCCGCAGAGACGTTCCTCACCGCGTTCGAAGGAGTGCATCGCGAGCGGGAAGTGCCTTCGGACCTGGCCCGCGTGGCGTGGGCGCGGGGGCGGCTGCTGGCCGCGCAGGGGGACCCGGACACGGCCAGGGAGTACTTCGAGGCGGCGCTGGGGCACCTTCGCGGGCTCAACCGCCCCTATCTGCGGGCACGGATCAGTTTTGCGTTCGGGCAAAGCATGCGCCGGGCCGGAAAGCGCCGTCTGGCGTCATCGGTGCTGCGGGCGGCCCGGGACCTGTATGA